The Bacillus sp. F19 DNA segment AACGGATTTTTTCTTTCAGCTTGTTAATTCCGTAGATAAGAGCGGCAGGATTAGGAGGACATCCAGGAATGTACACATCAACCGGCACGATCTGGTCGACTCCTTTTACAACTGCGTAGGATTTAATATAGGGACCTCCTGCTGTTGCACAAGAGCCCATGGCAATGACCCATTTCGGTTCAGGCATTTGATCGTAGAGGCGCTTTAGAACCGGAGCCATTTTTTTCGTCACTGTTCCAGAGACGATCATGACATCGGACTGGCGGGGTGATGTCCGGAAAAAGGATCCGAAGCGGTCCAAATCGTAGTGGGACGAACCGACACCCATCATTTCAATTGCACAGCAGGCAAGCCCGAAAGTCAGCGGCCACAGGGAATTGCTTCTCGCCCAGCCCTTCAGCTCTTCAAGCGTTGTTAAAAAGACGCTGCGCTTCAGTTCTTCCATTTCATCCTGAGGAATATTCGTTCCATTTAAGTCCATTTCAGCACCTTCTTCTTCCATGCGTAGACTAGCCCGATGACGAGCATGATGACAAAAATGAGCATTTCAATGAGGGCAAACACGCCTAACTTCTCATATGCGACTGCCCACGGATATAAAAACACGGTTTCAACGTCAAAAATGACAAACAGGAGACCAAACATATAATAGCGGACATTAAACTGCACGCGTGAATCATGGTAGGGATCAATTCCGCTTTCGTATGTGGTTGCTTTTGCCTCGCTCGGTGCGTTCGGCCTCAAAATCCGGCCTATTCCGAGAGCGACAACAGGAAGCAAAATGCCAAGGAGCAGGAAAACGACAACGATTAAGTAATTATTCAAGTATACGTTTAGTGATTCCATCCATTTCCCCCGTTATATTAAAAGTAGTAGAATACTCAAAATATTATAAATGTAACCGCTAACATTATAACATCATTATCCAATTCGTGTATATAATCCGAAATGCGGAACCGCCCGTTTAGCTCCGACAGACAGATAAGGATCCGACAGAAAAAGCCGATTTTGCTTTTACTGGCGGAGCCGTTCTGGCCGAGGAGTTGGGCGGTGGAGCTGGACACCACGAAATGCGGAACCGACTGTTTAACCCAGGCACGGCAGATAAGAATTCACCGGAAAAGTCCGGTTTTGACTTTTTCGGGGAATTTGTTCTGACCGAGGGGTTAGGAGGTGAAGCTGGACACCACGAAATGCGGAACCGCCCGTTTAGCTCAGGCATGGCAGATAAGGATCCGACAGAAAAGGCGCTTTTTTGCCTTTACTGGCGTAGCCGATCTTAATTTACATATCCAAAATCCACCTCCTTTGTAGCTTTAATGTAAGCTGCTCTATTAAAGTCATCAGGATGCTATGAACAAAAGACGCGAGGTGACAGAATGCTAGAATCTTATAATCATCAAATTGAAACAGATTATGGCAGGAATTTGCCTGGCATTGAAAATGAAGAATTGGCCAAAGTGCATTACTATGATCAACGGAAAGAGAACTTGTCTCTATTAGAAGATATATATGCAGAACTCGGCTTAACATTAAACTATTCTGTAAAAAGTTTAATTAAACTAAAAGAAGTGTACTTTTCATTTTTTCAGGAAAATAAGTTTCGTGACTTTCTGCTGTCCATTGGGGACTTGGAAGTATGCATGAGCATTTACTTTGGTGAAGTCGTCACGATACA contains these protein-coding regions:
- a CDS encoding NADH-quinone oxidoreductase subunit B produces the protein MDLNGTNIPQDEMEELKRSVFLTTLEELKGWARSNSLWPLTFGLACCAIEMMGVGSSHYDLDRFGSFFRTSPRQSDVMIVSGTVTKKMAPVLKRLYDQMPEPKWVIAMGSCATAGGPYIKSYAVVKGVDQIVPVDVYIPGCPPNPAALIYGINKLKEKIRYEAKTGSEIIHER
- a CDS encoding NADH-quinone oxidoreductase subunit A, with amino-acid sequence MESLNVYLNNYLIVVVFLLLGILLPVVALGIGRILRPNAPSEAKATTYESGIDPYHDSRVQFNVRYYMFGLLFVIFDVETVFLYPWAVAYEKLGVFALIEMLIFVIMLVIGLVYAWKKKVLKWT